The DNA segment CAAATAAAGCCGTTGGTgctgcgcctgatccctcttCGGTTATGTCGGATTGCAGCCTCATCAGACTATGTGAGTGCAGGAATACAGGTACGcgtgtgtattgcgcacacacttgtgcactataacattGGCCGCGTACCTTGCTGGTCttcgttaagattggccgctgtAGCCGAAATTCGTGTAGGAAGGCTTCATAATATTGTTCAGGACActtattgacaaaaaataattcatgcACCAAAATACATAATTAGTGATCTGTGTGGATCATAAAAAGCACTAAAGTAATCTTTTTCGCTTTCAATTGATTTGGTTTTGTCTTAGAATAATAAGATGGcaccaaaagaaaaaaaatatgactccCCAAAAAGTGTACCTATCATGTCAGAATTATTTCACACAAAGATCTCATGAGCCTAGATGGTTTGCTTGTATGGTATAtggattatatttttcattacaatacCGGTAATTACACACTGAACAAATAACTCTGTACAGAaaatacaagaaatatttttcatcaaggtatagtttatttattttaaacaatgctGTCGGGTAAACAAATTAAGCTAAACCAAAATTAGTATTACTTATTTAGTGATTTTAATGTGCGACGCGTGTAAAGTTTAATATACAACCCTTAATTTTAGAGTTTAGggcctaataataatattttctatttaagtttattttgggcaataaaaatgtaagtagCATCATTGTACTAAGTTGTATTAGTGTTGTAATTCCttcaaaaaaatgtaaattttcaaatattacattaaCTTAAAAGTGTACTAAACTAATGACAACTATCAACATACTAAAAATGTTATAGCATAGGAAATAACCACCGAGTATAGAGTATCAAAATAAGTATTAGAAAATGAATCTTGTATGGTAATGTATACCGCGAAAAGCAAATATTGACGCGTGGCGTATATCCGTGCAGATTCGCAAACGCGGCGAGGATTCCAAAGTAAAGCCGATACTGTTGAACAAAGACGATCCGAGCTGCATTAGCGATCCGAGCGCTGTACCGATCAACGCCGACGCCACTGTGCTCAACCACTTTGAGGAAATGCATCCCAAAGACGAATTTGAGTTGTTGCATTCGTCGCTAGTCGCCGATAAAGTGAGTTTCAAGTAAACCCATTGTGTTTGTCCTTTGAgttgtattatttgttgtataataagGGTAATTAGGTATACAATTGGTATTAACTATTATTCTACGTATGCTTTAATAGTTTGatgcatttttttgtatttctgttCTAATACCACATCACAGGAGCTCAATATTTAGCAATTTGACTTTCGTATGGAGATAAATTATTAGTACACAGTGGTTTACCAACGACATACGGCATTACACGATTGATAACGAATGCTGGGAACGTCTATATTCTTAATATTAgattaaaagtattaataaaaatttagttGTAATTCGGATTTTTCAGATGTTTTCTTAcgcgataaaattatattagtattttccAGTGATCGCCCAAGTTTGCGTCAGATTGGAATGACACCTGCTGCTATATGTGCAAATAATATAGAACTTAAATTGGGACTTTTGGGAATAACATTTGCATTCATTTGTACTCGATGAATATTTATCGCTGACATCCTGTTTATCATAcaatttgaatgaaataattattgtcccactacttaatttaaattatccaAAAATGGGTATATTTAGAGGTGACTAATACTTCTACGATTTCTCGAACTTTTCTGTTCAATTGTTTAATAAGGATTAAGTCGTCGTTGCCACATCCGGCATATATTACAATCTTTAACATCATTCGTCTATTTatgttatgcaaaaaatatattgtattctcatcatccaataaattaaaatacaggcGTGATATCCGTTGCAATCGTTAATGTCATCGAAAACAATGGTAGTTTATAGCGAACACTTGTGTCATATTGCTAAATAATCCGATTCCGCAATGTAcaaattatagaatatagttgTAAGACGAATTAACGAAGGCAGGATGTTAAAGGACCTCAATATCTATCGATATATACgcggcgaaagcctagttggttgtggaacggactgccgagacgaatgtccgcaggttcaaatcccaagggcacacacctctgacttttctaaaaatgtgtgtattctttgtgaattatcgcttgctttaacggtgaaggaaaacatcgtgaggaaacctgcatacctgagaaattcactattaggaattttcgagggtatgtgaagtctaccaacccgcactaggtcagcgtgctggactaaggcctattccttctcagtagtagagcaggcccgtgcctaacagtgggcagtatataatacaggactaatgttattttttattttttaatatctatcatTTTACGTACACACGTTGACTGGTGGCAAATGATGCAAAAGTTATTTAGATAAGTAGTTGTgagtttttttatgtatatgtcCTGAGAAATACGAGGCATAATGATTATGATAAGTTTGATAGCTGAACAACATGAAatgaaatactaaaaatatgtcttaaagattttaaaagCAATGCTTTAAAATTGGCTTTGTACCAGTTATAGCTTATTTTTCTTCGTTCTTTACTACATTTTTCCCGCGGCTTCGTGAAAAGCCTTTGCAGCTATAAAAGTACTAAATGACGGCAGCGATCCATATCGTGTGCACAACGCCAGtctcatctatttaaaaacattaaaaagtcaAACATTGTTCCGGGAGCAagttaccggaataaaaagtatctgTGTGTGCTTAATTTTATTCGAATCCGTCCAGCTGTCTTTAAATTTACTTAGATAACGTCCAAACATTTTCGCAAACTTTCTCGTTAATAAGGATTAAGATAATTCCTGTTCTTTCTGTAAAACATtaacatagtatcacgcctctatcctcgaggggtaggcagactatggattgccactgcacgattctggcatacctCTCTCGCttccaaaaaaatttaaactacaaGTTAACTGATGTAGAGGTAATCtatacgataataataatatattacgatTATAATATCAAAGAGCCTACTATTAGTAATATTCGAGACGTCACGACCACATCATAACTACTTTAGCTGtagttgaaaattttattacaaatatcgaTTTTCactgaaagtttaaattattaatgacatTTGAACCACGCATTGTAGAGCAACGTATATGGGGAGAAGATCGATGGGTATTCAGGTCCTTTTTATGTTGACTCTTTGATTGTATTACAAACTGTACAAGtgctttatttataacatttaactaTCACACCACTACATGCATAGTATATTCTCATGCTTTACACTATTTTATATATCGATGCTTGTATTCCGCGGGTtgcaaagaaagaaatatattattttcaaaacattacTTTCACGGAAGCGCGATAAAATTATCTGTCCATTAAGAtggatagatatttttaaagattaattttgtttattgcgattcgttaacttttataacttgttattttcaattatattatctatttgtCTATGTAAATTGCACTGTTTtagtaaatttgtaaatatcttCATACATGTCTAAGAACACTTCTTTCTgtctttactggtggtagtgCTCTCATATAtgagtgtccgcctgggtaggtaccaccgcagtgtctgtttctgccggtaagcagcagtgtgcagtcactgttgtgtttcggtttgaaggacattgtatcttgtgtaactactggacataataagacaacacctcatgtctcaggatggcgagcgcagtggaataacaaacaatactttgtaattcaaggtgttggatgttgtttctactgtttatgggcggtcgtatcgcttaccatcaggcgaatgaccagctcgtctcgtcattcaaagcattaaaaaaaagcgCTCTAAAAAGCTCTGGTAAAGATGTTATTTAGACTACATAATGGTAGATAGCAATGACAATGTTGAATAATATTCTGTGCAAGGAAATCACGAAATAAGTGAACAATACCATGTTGTGGTGTTTACATAGCCCAAATGTATGGAAACTCAGCATGTATCtacatatgaaaatttataaataacttgcataattattttttttatttacattttgaatagatttattttctttgcatTCACGGAAGTATGTTTCACGATGCGTTTTACTAAAATCATTAAGCTTGCACtatgaataacatttttgtCTCATTTTTGCTCGCAACTGCGTTCGCTcggaatattatgttataatgcTCAATAACATAGTTAATAGTATAAGGCAAATTATTTGTTTTCGGAATTCATGTCGTAACTTTGTATCTGTCgaagtgatttttatattattaaagtaatttgCTCCTATTTGCCCCTAAAAGTTTGAATTTAGCCCCCTAGTTTGTTGTCACTTTTAGGTACCCTTCTACCTTTTATTCTTTTACTGGCTCTTTTAAAGTTTGAAAGAAAATGCTGGATAATTTTACAAGAGTGGCGGCCCACTCACTTCTCAGTGCGATTCTACTTCTGTAAATCTACCGCTGCTTTTTgtaactacatattattatgtatagatagtAAAGTCTCGTGTTAACTATAGTTAATTTTTAAGATTGCCGATAAACCGGAGGAAGTAGTTGAAAAGAAGGACAACAAGCCGTCGAAGCCCAGCAAAAGCGGCAAAGTTACTGCTAAGGCACCGGCGCCTGCTGAACCTGTGAAGGAAGAACCCGCGCGTGAGCGACACAACAGCGGAGATGCACCTAAAGAGCCGCGCAAAGGTACCATACGTTTTTGTATGTCACATAAaagtcaaacaaaaaaatatataggttcgAATTAACAATGTCACCATAATGGCCATTCTGTCACTTTTATTTATGAAGTGCTCTTGGTGCAATACATTGAATTGgctataattttgtaatatgtataggtaAAAAAGCAGAGAAGAAAGCTCCCAACAGCGAGGTGGTAGAGGCTGGCCGCGAGGAAGTTGTCCCACCTCTGAACGCGCCGCAGCCCACCGAGCTGACGACGGAGAAGCTGCTGAAGCAAGCGCTGGGCGCCACCACAGCCGCCGCCGTCGCCGCGCCTgtcgccgccgcgcccgcgcctgcgcccgcgcccgcgccttCCGCGCCCGCCAAGAACAAGAAGAAGAAGGCCGAGCCTAACGTGCTCTCTCTCATGGGTCAGTCAATATATAaacgataaattaaaaaactttaaaatttcaaCCAACTTGCTAGAAAGGTGAAATTAACCTCAAGTCTCTGGTAATAACATTAAACCTATGTGatctttttacaaaatattcaaagtatAATAAGGAAGTATTTGTGTGTATGGTATCAGCGGGCGACAGCGGCGGCGTGAACGTGGGCGAGCTGGTGCGCGTGGTGCGCGAGGCGGCGCTGTCCCGCACCGAGATACAGATCCTCACCGACGCGCTGCTCAACAAGCACCACGACCCGCTCCCGCAGCACTCCGAATGGACCGAGGTATACACATTTCTTTGGACCACATTGatatccataaaaatattattcgaatGTGAATATTTCTCCTTAATCTGCCGCTGGGAGATATTTTTACCTGATTTTCAAAAAAAGTAGGAAGCTCTGAATTCGTCTcttcgtttattttatatatttttacagaacAGTGTACTTTTATATGGGGGGTTTAAAAAGTGgcttagtttaaaaaaaacatcaaatttacaatggcttattttaataaatgactttttattctaaatttgtATATGCAGGGCCCCAATGATCCAGTGCAAAAGTTGAAGAAGCAGTTGGCTGACAAGGAGAAGGCCTTAGCCGATGAGGTGGATGCGTCTCAAGCACTGCAGGCTAAACTAAAGGAATTGAGGTATGTcatgtattataaaaagtattaaaaaaaaatagttttttggtGACTTTCGATTATTTCACCTTGTCAGACTTTCCAATTATGATGTAATCCTAGTACTGTTATATTTGTGCATTTATCGTGCGTCATTACCTAAAATTACTGGGACCCCCTTGATTGTAACGTAAGCATAGTTACGAGTAAGATTTGCTAATTAGATTTTACGTAATCTTTTGTTGTTCAGAGCGAGCCTGAACGCGGAGCGATCCCGCGCGGCTGCCGTCTCGCGCGCCTCCGACCAGCAGCGCGCACGCGCCGACCACGCCGCCGCCGAGCTGCACGCGCTGCAGGCCCGGCTGCAGCGCCTCGCCGACGACAACCACGCGCTCGCGCAAGACAAACTTGTTGTGAGTGAAAAACTGAATACTTGCAACCATACCCTAACGTctctgtttttaattatattgagaTTAGTACATGTTTCATAGATTTAAAAAGATGTTACTAAATAGTTTGCAgtagtaatgatttttttatttataatgttgaaTCTAGTATTAAGTAATGTAAATGAGGTAATGTTGAGATGTGTGTCTGTTGTGTTATAGTTGCAGGCTAAGTTGGGCGCGGAGGGTGAGGCTCAAGCGCAGCGCGTGCAGTTGGAGATGCACATCCAGCGGCTGTCAGAGTCTGAGGGCGCGCTTATGGCTCAGCTGGCGGCGCTGCAGGCGGAGCTGAGCGCGCATGCGCTGGAGGCGGGGCAGGCGCGCTGCgagctcgccgccgcgcgcgacTCTCTGCTCATGGCGCAGCAGCACGCCGCCGACCTGGCGCAGCAGCTGCAGGACTCCTCGCGCGCCTACGCCGACCTCGACCAGCTCGTGCAGCAGGAACGACGACAGGCACAGGAACGGATACACGGTCAGTCACAACTCACAATATACACACCTCTCATATCAATTCTTACCTGacaataaactaatattttccaaataaaatatactctacTCTTAACTCGATGCTTCTCAAATGTCGCCGTCTGCACtaaaaaactacataaataaGCAATCACTCTATTAATCTAATAGTCAATCAATTCATACTATGCAGATAGttgtttaaatcaatttataatgaaaatgttaaatgttagaAATTCACGAAGCTATGGCACAGGTAGTAACCTCAAGAAATATTTCAGAACTGCAAAACGAAGTGCAGCGTTTGGCTAACCGGGCTCAGACTGCCGAAACCAACTTGGAAAAGTTAAAGGAAGAGTCGgaaaaacaacaacaacaggtatttatatttattttattctttactaaTGCTATTAAAGGTTGGActtgtaacattaaatattaataatgatgtcTGTTATATTGTAGCTATCAAATGAAATTTCTTCACTCAGCGAGCAACTTGCCGCTCGTGAATCGGAATTGGCTGAACTGAAACAGATGAAAGCAGTACCGGCACAAAACGGGTTGCCCACAGCTAATGAAAATGAACAGAAGGTAAAGTTAAAGTAAAAATTCTCCAAATCTACCGCACTAATTCCTGTcctaataatgattttatggaACTACAGTGGTGGAGCACCTGCTGCCCCTTAATTATAATCCCAATATTGTCAAGGTGTTTCGGCTAATTGGTGGTGATATATGTAATCAGGCAGCGGAGCTGGCGAAGGTGGAGAGTGTGGTGGAGGCGCTCCGAGGCGAACTGGCGGCGGCGCAGCGCGGCAGCCGCGACCAGCGCGACCAGCTCGCGCGTCTGCACGACCAGCTGCGCGCCTACCAGGACAAAAACAATGTCAGTACACAACACTACTACACAACCGACCCACAATATACAACATAACTTTCAAATAACATTGGTGTACATCAATGATGTCATTATCTTTCCCTATTGCGCGACTATTATaagaaaactaataaatacTTCTTCGTACAAATACAGATCTCTTTTACGGGAAAGAGAACATTATACTACCTCCTATCTATGATCTATCGCGCTCTCTCACTTCCTCAAgccaaaaagaaatattatacttataactcTTTTCTCAgtctcattaataatatttctgtgattgcattttttgtaataaaaaaaggattgtGTAACTATTAATATACGTAAGAAATAAGAATGTGCAACTTAACGAGTATAcgattaattttcaaatatttaatgtagtgAGGTGTCGACACCAAGCAGCCCCCTAAcataattaatagtaaattacGTATCATTCTCACGTCACATAGGAGTTGCGAACTAAAAACTGGAAAGTAATGGAGGCGTTACAGTCTGCCGAAAAGGCTCTACAGATGAAATCGGCAAGCGCGTTGCCGGCCCAAGACTCACTGCGCGTAAGTGTTGCGCCTTTGTTCATTGTACCCGAAGTAAGATGTCGATGTACTGCGACAATTCTTTGGCCGGCTTCGCTTCGTTCAATGTATTGCTTATTCACGGCCACCGATATACAAAtgcacatttttataaatcttgctTACCATGTTACTCCTTTGCCTACTAGCAGACTGAATTAtagaaattttcattttacttgCTTAAAAACCTGTAGCGGAGGTATCAAAATAGTACTTGTATGAGcccaaaacaacaacaataattattaaaattcttatgaTTTTGTACTGTGTACCAGGAAGCGATAAAGATGGCACAAGAGACGCAGTATAACGAAGTGGCAAATGTATTACGTGCGGTGTGTCCTTCGGCGGCGCCCGGCTCCTCACCCGACAAGCAATGGCTGCAGACCTTCGCTGATAACCTCAAGGCGGAATTAGAGAAGAAAACAGAGCTGGCCAAGCAATCTGCACAGAAAGAAGTAGAAAAGGTCGCGGCGCCCGTCTGCTCTGCGACGTCGGACGAACGAGTCGGCGAACTTGTCTCTCAGAATGAGCATCTACAGAGCCTCGTCGATAAATACAAGAGGATTATTGATGACACAGTAAGATaatgatttacattttatttcttatggaATAGCTACAcaaatccaaacattttaaaaaaaatcgcatttCTTTTGAACTGTAAGAATAGTGagttaaaagtaaattgtaacAGAAAACACAGtaagaagaaatattttaacatttttattggttGTTTTCCATGTTCATTCTAAAAGTTGACATAGTTATTATATGTTGCTCTTTCCCTCATACATACATTGTGTGatgtattatacaaatatgtgAACAACACAGGAAGGTGTGCTGAGTCGACTCCAACAAAACGTCACAACAGAGGAGCAGCGCTGGGCACAGCAGCTTGCTGACAAACAGCGAGAACTAGACGAACTACGCCAGAGGACAGTACTGCAGGTAAAATAACACATACTACTGTAAGACTatgacgaaaaataaaatataattaaaacattaaagtatTACAAGCCTCGGTTCTACAGCAGTCTTGAGAGCCGCGTGCAGTGTGATAAATTGTAAAACAGCATGGAATAAAGTTATGGGAACAGTTACGATTCCCAGATATATCTTAGTTTGTAAAGTGGtgcaaatattagttttaagaccataaaataattattaataacaactaTTTGACTTTTGCAAGTTTTCTCCAAGGATCAAGACCTTGGCCTTACCCACtctgaatatattttactgaaaaacaaatattgagcGAAACTTTTTCAACTTAGGAACCCATGGCGTTTGCATACTCCTGCATTGAAAAATCATTGCCCACAATTGTTGAGGAGGTATAAAGTTGAAAGTACTGTACTGTGTGTGCTTTTGTGTCGGTGCCGTGCGCCGTGTACCGTCGGTTCTGCACCATCACGTCGATTCGTGTACAAACATGTTTTCAATTTATGCTTCTTGATTCTATTCTATCGGTTTTATGGATTTTACCGACTTCCATTTTTCCTCTTTTTTTgtactgatatatttttgtccAATGGTGACGGATCGTGGAGTTTACGCTAAATATCTTAATTGTAACATTTATATGCGCAGATGCAGAAGAAGATCGATGCGTTGCAGGAAGAATTACAGCAGGCGCACGCGACGAACAAAAACAACAGCTTTGCTGATGCAGAACGTTTCACTCAGGTatgtttattacaaatttatttgtacGTACAAGAATTTTGTTCCAGTAAtagcttttaaatttatataaataaaactgttgcCACATGTATGTGAGAGCATCACTTGTGAATGGCCCGACCGGTTTGACAGATTCAAGTTTCATGTGTTTCTAATTATCTGGATGAGATTTgtatcgaaaaatatttttgaaaatgaacGGAAAAGAAAGTCGGGAAATTTCGCAATTTAggtgttttttttgtatgaaaatatttttcggacaCGCGAATCTCCGAAATCAtcgatttcaatgaaaatttttGGCGAGGGTTCTTTAGTTCTAGTTTGAATGCGATAAGTAGCGCTATTGTCGAGACCTGAAAGGTTGTTTTCATAAAATCCAGTCTGAGGCAGGACAATGTTTGCCATGTCTACTAGTAATGtactagtaaatattattgtgaaacaTTGTGTTACTTGAAAAGAGTTTCAGAgaatttatcttttataattccagagcttttgctcgcgggtcCGCTTTtgtgaaagtttttccgggataaaagtcccgctttatattttcccaggataaaaagtagactaCAGTAGCTTgctattattgaaaaaaaaaatatcgctttagtagttcccgagattatcgtgttcaaacatacaaactcttcagctttatatgataagctttatataatagtatagattagttataaattatgattataatattgtgttcgCAGTTTAAACATGGGTTTACCTAAACAGTCTCTAATTCTAAACACCATGTCTAAAGTCTTGTCTAACTCCCTgcattacaaaacattgttcaaaCATTGTGTATCTTAAAACCCtttaaacaatagaaaaaaaaattgcaatttttgaCTGTGCTGTCAAATTAGTCTATTATCCCTCTTTGTGCCTGTCAGTGTGAATCAAACTATTGTCAGTTTTGTTGTGCAGCCATCTaactcaataataaataaaattacctgaTGTTGGGTCCAGCACCGCAATGCACATACCACATGTATTTGTAAATCTATAGTTCCACCTCGCCGATCACAGGGACGATCATCATTTATAATATCGATTATTTTGTTGGCAAAAGATTTGCTGaatctgtacttttttttaagtGACATCTTCATAATATTCGGATAGGTTCATTCTTTTAGGGTTATACGAGTATCACGAAAGTTCTCCATGAAATCTAAATCTTCcatataaacatattacataatttacaaGATTCAGTTGCtcgtttttttttccaattactACTAGATTTTTAGTCACATGTTCATCGCTTGTTTAACTTTTTTGTGATAACACTGATAATGTTTTATAGGAACccattgtttgaaatattgtagAAACGAAATTCAACAATTGTATGTAGGCACAATTTGTATGTAGGCGCTGTAACGcgtttaaatagttatttttatatcagttatTCATAAACATGAATTGTTTCAGGAAAGACTAATGGCTGATTTGTCAAACAAACATGTTGATGTGAGCAATGGACCTCTACAGGTCAGTAACTTTTTCGATTAACGGATCAAAGTGTattaacatttcaatataacagtgctaaagtatttaattttgtttcatccAGATGGGATTAtcagaaaaataacaattacaacCAGCAAGCTTATTAAAAGCAGTATCCAGGTGTCATTCCTATTTGGCGAGTGTTTGTGAACTGAGGTAACATCGCGCTGCAGCCGTCGCCACTACGGGCGCTGCCATGTTCGCCGGCCGCCGTCAGGCGCCCACTTGTATATTACTCATATTCTATAATTGAAAACTATTTGTTGTAATTGGCTTGCAGTCTTCATTTCCTATTCAAAACTCTTTGACACAATACAAATTGGATGACGTCCCGCCATGCGAACAAATGACTGACGTAAAAgatacaatgataaataaaaaaattgttatgcaCAACCTTTAGTCATACTTAATTTGCCACACTCAGtgatttgatataaaatttcaacctatatttacatatttaagtaAGTTTTCTCCCGTCCAGGAACgcgttttctaaaattatgtaatattgattaataataatgcgCGTCAGAAACACACTATGGTGAATGACGCAAGATTTACCTTACTACTGATAAGTAATTTCGATGTCAGAATCACAATCACTGCCAATTTTTACCAACCGTAGGAAATAATATAGATGAGATCTATAGCACAAAgtctttattaataaagatgaCATTAGTCAATGAATATCTAGAATAAAATTTCCTAGCACCAGAAGTTTTTTTGTTCAGATATCACTTTTTTTCCAATTGGTGAAAACGAGCGTTAGCCAGGATGCAGTCTGTGCTGAAATCGATGtatagtattaattgtatttataaagcaTTTCTGGTAAATATCGAGATTAGAATGACTTATTCATTGTCATGAGGTTAATAATAAAGTGTTTGAAAAGCCCTATTCTGAATTAGAAAGCGACAATGCTGAAAAATTGTTCGTTTTAATTTGTAAGACATTGCGTGGCGTCAAatctaaataagttttataataaattctatggGACTGTGGCGATACGATATTATAGACAATGCATGATGTGTAAGATGAACCAAATTTAAAGACAGTGTTTTATTGCACACCCActgcaagggcacacacattattattataaacttgcttaatacttttatttgtatgttaagTTAATATAGTTTTCGTTTTATAAATTTGCTGGTTGCATGTTCAGTAACagagaaacataatattttgataaaatttcaatttgtgACATCCTCTTaatgaatttgaataattttgctTATTATAGTTTAGGTACGccgatttatatatttttttatttttataattttaagcaaTGT comes from the Manduca sexta isolate Smith_Timp_Sample1 chromosome 13, JHU_Msex_v1.0, whole genome shotgun sequence genome and includes:
- the LOC115443398 gene encoding ribosome-binding protein 1 isoform X3; protein product: MELQALLVLCGLGVAGVAVLLLMGLFSASGTSYEEAVAQQRRAATELLALAENKNKVKKNNSKKANKKLAKKEKNKESAAATTGSEQESEAPAESGMEDDPIPPAKSHVEFSPPVVGDIPKDSQPNVKIRKRGEDSKVKPILLNKDDPSCISDPSAVPINADATVLNHFEEMHPKDEFELLHSSLVADKLIFKIADKPEEVVEKKDNKPSKPSKSGKVTAKAPAPAEPVKEEPARERHNSGDAPKEPRKGKKAEKKAPNSEVVEAGREEVVPPLNAPQPTELTTEKLLKQALGATTAAAVAAPVAAAPAPAPAPAPSAPAKNKKKKAEPNVLSLMAGDSGGVNVGELVRVVREAALSRTEIQILTDALLNKHHDPLPQHSEWTEGPNDPVQKLKKQLADKEKALADEVDASQALQAKLKELRASLNAERSRAAAVSRASDQQRARADHAAAELHALQARLQRLADDNHALAQDKLVLQAKLGAEGEAQAQRVQLEMHIQRLSESEGALMAQLAALQAELSAHALEAGQARCELAAARDSLLMAQQHAADLAQQLQDSSRAYADLDQLVQQERRQAQERIHELQNEVQRLANRAQTAETNLEKLKEESEKQQQQLSNEISSLSEQLAARESELAELKQMKAVPAQNGLPTANENEQKAAELAKVESVVEALRGELAAAQRGSRDQRDQLARLHDQLRAYQDKNNELRTKNWKVMEALQSAEKALQMKSASALPAQDSLREAIKMAQETQYNEVANVLRAVCPSAAPGSSPDKQWLQTFADNLKAELEKKTELAKQSAQKEVEKVAAPVCSATSDERVGELVSQNEHLQSLVDKYKRIIDDTEGVLSRLQQNVTTEEQRWAQQLADKQRELDELRQRTVLQMQKKIDALQEELQQAHATNKNNSFADAERFTQERLMADLSNKHVDVSNGPLQMGLSEK
- the LOC115443398 gene encoding intracellular protein transport protein USO1 isoform X5; amino-acid sequence: MELQALLVLCGLGVAGVAVLLLMGLFSASGTSYEEAVAQQRRAATELLALAENKNKVKKNNSKKANKKLAKKEKNKESAAATTGSEQESEAPAESGMEDDPIPPAKSHVEFSPPVVGDIPKDSQPNVKIRKRGEDSKVKPILLNKDDPSCISDPSAVPINADATVLNHFEEMHPKDEFELLHSSLVADKLIFKIADKPEEVVEKKDNKPSKPSKSGKVTAKAPAPAEPVKEEPARERHNSGDAPKEPRKGKKAEKKAPNSEVVEAGREEVVPPLNAPQPTELTTEKLLKQALGATTAAAVAAPVAAAPAPAPAPAPSAPAKNKKKKAEPNVLSLMAGDSGGVNVGELVRVVREAALSRTEIQILTDALLNKHHDPLPQHSEWTEGPNDPVQKLKKQLADKEKALADEVDASQALQAKLKELRASLNAERSRAAAVSRASDQQRARADHAAAELHALQARLQRLADDNHALAQDKLVLQAKLGAEGEAQAQRVQLEMHIQRLSESEGALMAQLAALQAELSAHALEAGQARCELAAARDSLLMAQQHAADLAQQLQDSSRAYADLDQLVQQERRQAQERIHELQNEVQRLANRAQTAETNLEKLKEESEKQQQQLSNEISSLSEQLAARESELAELKQMKAVPAQNGLPTANENEQKAAELAKVESVVEALRGELAAAQRGSRDQRDQLARLHDQLRAYQDKNNEAIKMAQETQYNEVANVLRAVCPSAAPGSSPDKQWLQTFADNLKAELEKKTELAKQSAQKEVEKVAAPVCSATSDERVGELVSQNEHLQSLVDKYKRIIDDTEGVLSRLQQNVTTEEQRWAQQLADKQRELDELRQRTVLQMQKKIDALQEELQQAHATNKNNSFADAERFTQERLMADLSNKHVDVSNGPLQMGLSEK
- the LOC115443398 gene encoding ribosome-binding protein 1 isoform X2, coding for MELQALLVLCGLGVAGVAVLLLMGLFSASGTSYEEAVAQQRRAATELLALAENKNKVKKNNSKKANKKLAKKEKNKESAAATTGSEQESEAPAESGMEDDPIPPAKSHVEFSPPVVGDIPKDSQPNVKIRKRGEDSKVKPILLNKDDPSCISDPSAVPINADATVLNHFEEMHPKDEFELLHSSLVADKIADKPEEVVEKKDNKPSKPSKSGKVTAKAPAPAEPVKEEPARERHNSGDAPKEPRKGKKAEKKAPNSEVVEAGREEVVPPLNAPQPTELTTEKLLKQALGATTAAAVAAPVAAAPAPAPAPAPSAPAKNKKKKAEPNVLSLMAGDSGGVNVGELVRVVREAALSRTEIQILTDALLNKHHDPLPQHSEWTEGPNDPVQKLKKQLADKEKALADEVDASQALQAKLKELRASLNAERSRAAAVSRASDQQRARADHAAAELHALQARLQRLADDNHALAQDKLVLQAKLGAEGEAQAQRVQLEMHIQRLSESEGALMAQLAALQAELSAHALEAGQARCELAAARDSLLMAQQHAADLAQQLQDSSRAYADLDQLVQQERRQAQERIHELQNEVQRLANRAQTAETNLEKLKEESEKQQQQLSNEISSLSEQLAARESELAELKQMKAVPAQNGLPTANENEQKAAELAKVESVVEALRGELAAAQRGSRDQRDQLARLHDQLRAYQDKNNELRTKNWKVMEALQSAEKALQMKSASALPAQDSLREAIKMAQETQYNEVANVLRAVCPSAAPGSSPDKQWLQTFADNLKAELEKKTELAKQSAQKEVEKVAAPVCSATSDERVGELVSQNEHLQSLVDKYKRIIDDTEGVLSRLQQNVTTEEQRWAQQLADKQRELDELRQRTVLQEPMAFAYSCIEKSLPTIVEEMQKKIDALQEELQQAHATNKNNSFADAERFTQERLMADLSNKHVDVSNGPLQMGLSEK